A window of Jannaschia sp. M317 contains these coding sequences:
- a CDS encoding cobyrinate a,c-diamide synthase, translated as MPGLILAAPSSGSGKTTVTLGLLRALRDRGIAVRGAKSGPDYIDPRFHEAASGAPCPNLDAWAMPPEAVAGLACGSGLLLIEGAMGLFDGAPPDGRGATADLARQLGLPVVLIVDAARMAQSLAPLVAGFANHDPAVQVAGVILNRTGSPRHEAMLRAVCPTPVLGAIPRDGALATPSRHLGLVQAEERADLEAFLAHAGRTMARQIDLDAVTALARPLPRAAAPRFAPPAQRLAVARDAAFAFAYPHLVRGWSEAGAEITTFSPLADQAAPDADLVILPGGYPELHAGRLAANARFLTSLRNRAVYGECGGYMVMGDGLTDAQGTRHAMAGLLQLETSFAARRLHLGYRNLTADGGPFAGTWKGHEFHYASTLHANGVPLFEATDAQGTALPPMGLRQGAASGSFAHLICPGAQV; from the coding sequence ATGCCGGGCCTGATCCTCGCCGCTCCGTCGTCAGGCAGCGGCAAGACGACCGTGACGCTGGGCCTGCTGCGCGCGCTGCGCGACCGGGGGATTGCCGTGCGCGGGGCGAAATCCGGTCCCGACTACATCGATCCCCGCTTTCACGAGGCCGCCAGCGGCGCGCCCTGCCCGAACCTGGATGCCTGGGCGATGCCGCCCGAGGCCGTCGCGGGTCTCGCCTGTGGATCGGGCCTGCTGTTGATCGAGGGGGCGATGGGTCTCTTCGACGGGGCACCGCCTGACGGGCGGGGGGCCACGGCGGATCTGGCGCGACAGTTGGGCCTGCCTGTGGTGTTGATCGTCGACGCCGCCCGCATGGCGCAATCCCTGGCCCCGCTGGTGGCCGGTTTTGCCAATCACGACCCCGCTGTGCAGGTGGCCGGAGTGATCTTGAACCGCACAGGGTCGCCCCGGCACGAAGCGATGCTGCGCGCCGTCTGTCCGACGCCTGTTCTGGGGGCCATCCCCCGCGACGGCGCCCTCGCCACACCTTCCCGGCATCTCGGTCTGGTCCAGGCCGAGGAACGCGCCGACCTGGAGGCGTTCCTGGCCCACGCCGGACGCACCATGGCTCGGCAGATCGACCTCGACGCGGTGACGGCGCTGGCCCGGCCCCTGCCCCGTGCCGCAGCCCCCCGCTTCGCCCCGCCCGCACAGCGGTTGGCAGTTGCGCGCGACGCGGCCTTTGCCTTTGCCTATCCGCACCTGGTGCGCGGCTGGTCGGAGGCGGGGGCCGAAATCACGACCTTCTCGCCCTTGGCGGATCAGGCGGCCCCGGATGCGGATCTTGTTATCCTGCCGGGCGGCTACCCGGAACTTCACGCCGGTCGCCTGGCGGCAAACGCGCGCTTTCTGACCTCGCTGCGCAACCGGGCCGTGTACGGCGAATGCGGCGGCTACATGGTGATGGGGGACGGCTTGACCGATGCGCAGGGCACGCGACATGCGATGGCGGGGTTGCTGCAGCTGGAAACCTCATTTGCCGCGCGCAGGCTGCACCTCGGGTATCGCAACCTGACCGCAGACGGTGGTCCCTTTGCAGGCACGTGGAAGGGACACGAATTCCATTATGCCAGCACCCTGCACGCCAATGGTGTCCCCCTGTTCGAGGCGACCGATGCCCAAGGCACCGCCCTGCCGCCCATGGGCCTGCGCCAAGGCGCAGCGTCGGGATCCTTCGCGCATTTGATCTGCCCAGGCGCACAAGTGTAG
- a CDS encoding cobalt-precorrin-5B (C(1))-methyltransferase: METGRTLRRGWTTGACATAATRAAVTGLWTGAVPEAVTITLPRGETPTFAIVDAQLGDGWAEATVIKDAGDDPDVTHGASIRVRVTPSSGGVVFRAGDGVGTVTRPGLPIAVGEPAINPVPRAMMDEVVADLAADLARAPDIEITVSVPHGAEIAEKTWNPRLGITGGLSILGTTGIVRPFSCAAWIASIHRGVDVARADGLSHVAGCTGATSERVVQTLHRMPDHAMLDMGDFAGGLLKYLARHPVPRVTIGGGVGKLAKLAQGAVDLHSGRSQTDFAGLSDWAGRDLTDCNTVLEAVTRVPDLAQRIAREARARVLGYISAEVDVVVIDRAGTVLAHAR, encoded by the coding sequence ATGGAGACTGGACGCACGCTTCGCCGGGGCTGGACCACGGGTGCCTGTGCCACCGCCGCGACGCGGGCGGCGGTGACGGGGTTATGGACCGGGGCCGTGCCCGAGGCGGTGACGATTACCTTACCGCGCGGCGAAACACCGACCTTTGCGATTGTCGACGCGCAGCTGGGCGACGGCTGGGCAGAGGCGACCGTGATCAAGGACGCGGGCGACGACCCGGATGTGACCCACGGGGCGTCGATCCGGGTGCGGGTGACGCCATCGTCGGGCGGCGTGGTGTTTCGCGCGGGCGACGGGGTCGGCACCGTAACCAGGCCGGGCCTGCCCATTGCCGTCGGTGAGCCCGCCATCAACCCGGTGCCCCGCGCGATGATGGATGAGGTCGTGGCCGATCTGGCCGCCGATCTGGCGCGGGCACCGGACATAGAAATCACCGTTTCGGTCCCCCATGGGGCAGAGATCGCGGAAAAGACCTGGAACCCCCGGCTGGGGATCACGGGCGGGCTGTCGATCCTGGGCACGACCGGAATCGTGCGTCCGTTCAGTTGTGCCGCCTGGATCGCCTCGATCCATCGGGGGGTGGACGTGGCGCGGGCGGATGGGCTGAGCCATGTGGCGGGTTGCACCGGTGCCACCAGCGAGCGGGTGGTCCAGACGCTGCATCGGATGCCGGATCACGCGATGCTGGACATGGGCGATTTCGCGGGCGGGTTGCTGAAATATCTGGCGCGCCACCCGGTGCCCCGTGTGACCATTGGCGGTGGCGTGGGCAAACTGGCCAAGCTGGCGCAGGGGGCGGTGGACCTGCATTCGGGCCGGTCGCAGACTGATTTCGCAGGTCTGTCGGATTGGGCCGGGCGGGACCTGACCGATTGCAACACCGTGCTGGAGGCGGTGACCCGTGTTCCGGACCTGGCCCAGCGTATCGCCCGCGAGGCGCGGGCCCGCGTGCTGGGCTATATCTCGGCAGAGGTCGACGTGGTGGTGATCGACCGGGCAGGGACCGTGCTGGCCCATGCCCGGTAA
- the cobA gene encoding uroporphyrinogen-III C-methyltransferase — protein MDTTTAPDLPPHDWPELQRGWVWLCGAGPGDPGLLTLHGLNALRQADVIVYDALVGEGLLDWAPQAEKIYAGKRGGKPSAKQRDISLHLVDLARAGKRVLRLKGGDPFVFGRGGEEAQTLVQHGIPIRIVPGITAGIAGLAYAGIPVTHRDVNQSVTFVTGHDASGQTPTAIDWGGIARGSQVIVLYMAMKHIADIAARLIDAGRSPSEPVAVTTTATLVQQRTIETTLATCAADIAAAGLEPPAVICIGQAVTLRQALDWQAMARGIPPRNTDPLHRDRPAEAG, from the coding sequence ATGGACACGACCACTGCCCCCGACCTGCCCCCCCACGACTGGCCAGAGCTGCAGCGCGGCTGGGTCTGGCTTTGCGGCGCTGGCCCCGGTGATCCGGGGCTGCTGACGCTGCATGGTTTGAACGCGCTGCGCCAGGCGGACGTGATTGTCTATGACGCGCTTGTCGGCGAGGGCCTGCTTGACTGGGCCCCCCAGGCGGAAAAGATCTATGCCGGGAAACGCGGCGGCAAGCCCTCCGCCAAGCAACGCGACATCTCCTTGCATCTGGTGGACCTGGCCCGTGCGGGCAAGCGGGTCCTACGGCTCAAGGGGGGCGACCCCTTTGTGTTCGGGCGCGGCGGAGAAGAGGCCCAGACCCTCGTGCAGCACGGCATCCCGATCCGCATCGTGCCGGGCATCACGGCGGGCATTGCCGGCCTGGCCTATGCGGGCATCCCGGTCACCCACCGCGACGTCAACCAATCCGTCACCTTCGTGACCGGCCATGATGCCAGCGGCCAGACCCCGACCGCCATCGACTGGGGCGGCATCGCACGTGGCAGCCAGGTCATCGTCCTCTACATGGCGATGAAACATATCGCAGACATCGCCGCCCGCCTGATCGACGCTGGCCGGTCCCCGTCCGAGCCCGTGGCCGTCACCACGACCGCCACCCTGGTCCAGCAACGCACCATCGAGACGACGCTGGCCACCTGTGCCGCCGACATCGCCGCAGCCGGGTTGGAGCCGCCCGCCGTCATCTGCATCGGGCAGGCCGTGACCCTGCGACAGGCGCTCGACTGGCAGGCCATGGCGCGCGGCATTCCCCCGCGCAACACCGACCCCCTGCATCGGGACCGCCCGGCCGAGGCCGGCTGA
- a CDS encoding cupin domain-containing protein, which translates to MNDLPQTAAQVIAALNLAPHPEGGWYRETWAASATPGERPAGTAIYFLLEAGQGSHWHRVDAAEIWLWHAGAPLVLSRAATDAGPATDVTLGTGLTFQAVVEPHHWQAARTTGDWSLVSCTVSPGFQFEGFELAVPGFDIPR; encoded by the coding sequence ATGAACGACCTGCCTCAGACCGCCGCGCAGGTCATCGCCGCGCTGAACCTTGCCCCGCATCCCGAAGGCGGCTGGTATCGCGAAACCTGGGCCGCAAGCGCGACGCCGGGCGAACGACCAGCGGGCACGGCGATCTATTTTCTGCTGGAAGCCGGGCAAGGCAGCCATTGGCACCGGGTCGACGCCGCCGAAATCTGGCTGTGGCACGCGGGCGCGCCCCTGGTCCTGTCCCGCGCGGCAACCGACGCGGGCCCGGCCACCGACGTGACCCTGGGCACTGGCCTGACCTTTCAGGCAGTCGTCGAACCACACCATTGGCAGGCCGCGCGCACCACGGGTGACTGGTCGCTGGTCAGTTGCACCGTTTCGCCGGGATTTCAGTTCGAGGGGTTCGAGTTGGCCGTGCCCGGCTTCGATATTCCAAGGTGA
- a CDS encoding DMT family transporter, producing the protein MTARPLAQPIDRPALGLSLMLGFCLLAPLSDSIGKILSDDFPVLQLVWIRFAVQAVILTPLVVLSGRSFRMSPLGWKLTGLRTVLQIAGIYLMFTGLTYLPLADAVAIAFVMPFILLLLGHYILGEEVGRRRLIACGVGFIGTLMVMQPSFAAVGWPVLYPLGVAVVFAIFMLVTRRIAHEADPLAMQATSGTMGTLAMLLAYALLPNEGVLTLGDPGGAWPMLLALGAMGTTAHLLMTWSLRYAAASTLAPMQYLEIPVAATIGFLIFGDWPNPLAMAGIAVTIATGLYILWRENNQPSDRRPQ; encoded by the coding sequence ATGACTGCACGACCGCTCGCCCAGCCGATCGACCGCCCCGCGCTGGGTCTTTCGCTGATGCTGGGATTCTGTCTGCTGGCCCCGCTCAGCGACTCGATCGGCAAGATCCTCAGCGATGATTTTCCTGTCCTGCAATTGGTCTGGATCCGGTTTGCCGTGCAGGCGGTCATTCTGACGCCCTTGGTCGTGCTGTCGGGTCGGTCGTTTCGCATGTCGCCCTTGGGCTGGAAGCTGACGGGGCTGCGCACTGTCTTGCAGATCGCAGGGATCTACCTGATGTTCACCGGCTTGACCTATCTGCCGCTGGCGGATGCCGTGGCCATCGCCTTTGTCATGCCGTTCATCCTGCTGCTTCTGGGCCATTACATCCTGGGAGAAGAGGTCGGACGGCGGCGACTGATCGCCTGTGGCGTGGGGTTCATCGGCACGCTGATGGTCATGCAACCCAGCTTTGCCGCCGTTGGGTGGCCGGTTCTCTATCCGCTTGGTGTGGCTGTGGTTTTCGCGATCTTCATGCTGGTCACCCGGCGGATCGCGCACGAGGCGGACCCGCTGGCGATGCAGGCAACCTCCGGGACGATGGGAACGCTGGCGATGCTGTTGGCCTATGCCCTGCTGCCGAACGAGGGCGTCCTGACGCTTGGCGATCCGGGCGGCGCGTGGCCGATGTTGCTGGCCCTTGGCGCCATGGGCACGACCGCACACCTTCTCATGACCTGGAGCCTGCGCTACGCCGCCGCCTCGACCCTGGCCCCGATGCAGTATCTGGAGATTCCGGTCGCCGCGACTATCGGTTTTCTGATCTTTGGCGACTGGCCCAACCCCTTGGCCATGGCCGGAATCGCGGTGACGATTGCCACCGGGCTTTACATCCTTTGGCGCGAGAACAACCAACCTTCGGATAGGCGCCCTCAATGA
- a CDS encoding DNA-3-methyladenine glycosylase, producing the protein MTSTEPLPLSGRTHPHCRIIETDDDVAEGAAWLARLDPRFARALDLTGPLPLRRRGDGHGALLAAIVGQQVSVASARAILARCEAAGLDDPGIAARATEEEMRACGLSRQKVRYTRALAEAGIDYDGLRRASTDDVVACLTAVPGIGAWTAEIYAMFSLGHADVFAPGDLALQEAARILFDLPERPKERALRDMAAAWSPWRAVAARLLWAYYHHAKQREGIA; encoded by the coding sequence ATGACATCGACCGAGCCATTGCCTTTGTCCGGGCGCACGCATCCCCATTGCCGGATCATCGAGACGGATGACGACGTGGCCGAGGGGGCGGCCTGGCTGGCCAGGCTGGACCCGCGATTCGCCCGGGCACTGGATCTGACGGGGCCGCTGCCGCTGCGTCGCCGGGGCGATGGACATGGTGCCTTGCTGGCCGCAATCGTCGGACAGCAGGTGTCTGTCGCGTCTGCGCGGGCGATCCTCGCGCGGTGCGAGGCGGCGGGGCTGGACGATCCGGGCATAGCGGCCCGCGCCACCGAGGAGGAGATGCGCGCCTGTGGCCTGTCCCGACAGAAGGTGCGGTACACGCGGGCCTTGGCCGAGGCGGGGATCGACTATGACGGGTTGCGCCGCGCGTCGACCGACGACGTGGTCGCCTGCCTGACCGCCGTGCCGGGCATCGGGGCCTGGACCGCTGAAATCTATGCCATGTTCAGCCTTGGCCACGCCGACGTCTTTGCCCCCGGCGATCTGGCCCTGCAGGAGGCGGCGCGCATCCTGTTTGACCTGCCGGAACGTCCGAAGGAACGTGCCTTGCGCGACATGGCCGCGGCGTGGTCCCCCTGGCGGGCGGTTGCGGCGCGGCTGCTCTGGGCCTACTACCACCACGCCAAACAGCGGGAGGGCATCGCGTGA
- a CDS encoding alpha/beta hydrolase, whose amino-acid sequence MNFERRGPKGAKRLVIFLHGYGANAADLIGLADPLMPHMPDTVFVAPDAPEASAGVPGGFQWFPIPWIDGSSEEESMAGMDRAVSDLTAFLDEIMTAEGVDAAQTVLFGFSQGTMMSLHVAPRRADAFAGVVAFSGRMLKPESLGEEVVSRPPVLLVHGDQDEVVPVQSLPEAAEALEGAGFERVYAHIQKGTGHGIAPDGLQVALAFLRDVYGIE is encoded by the coding sequence CTGAACTTCGAACGGCGTGGCCCCAAGGGGGCGAAACGGCTGGTGATCTTTCTGCATGGCTACGGGGCCAATGCCGCCGACCTGATCGGTCTGGCCGACCCCTTGATGCCGCATATGCCCGACACTGTTTTCGTCGCGCCTGACGCGCCAGAGGCCAGCGCGGGTGTGCCCGGTGGGTTTCAATGGTTCCCGATCCCCTGGATCGACGGCTCCTCCGAGGAGGAATCGATGGCCGGGATGGATCGCGCCGTCAGCGATCTGACCGCGTTCCTGGACGAGATAATGACCGCCGAAGGCGTCGACGCCGCGCAGACCGTTCTGTTCGGCTTTAGCCAGGGCACGATGATGTCGCTGCATGTTGCCCCGCGCCGGGCCGACGCGTTTGCCGGCGTGGTCGCCTTTTCCGGGCGGATGCTGAAACCCGAAAGCCTTGGCGAAGAGGTGGTGAGCCGTCCTCCAGTCCTGTTGGTGCATGGCGATCAGGATGAGGTCGTGCCGGTCCAGAGCCTGCCCGAAGCTGCCGAGGCCCTGGAAGGGGCCGGTTTCGAGCGTGTCTACGCACATATCCAGAAAGGGACGGGCCACGGCATCGCGCCGGACGGATTGCAGGTCGCGCTGGCCTTCTTGCGGGACGTCTACGGGATCGAATGA
- a CDS encoding MFS transporter, whose product MTTVSTDADTGHRRAKRNVLVLVLAQAILGAQLPINFTVAGLIGLTLAPSPLLATLPISLIVFGSMTTAPWISPLMQRRGRRFGFVLGALAGALGAGVSMVALIWGSFALFLAGAYLTGIFMSTLGFYRFAATDTASEAYRPKAISYVMAGGLVSAFVARFVVTGTETATIIPFLGTYGAVMLLNLIGLWLFFLLDIPTPAAPAKDAPAGRSRAQLLRTPAILVAIICAMVSYALMNLVMTSTPLAVVGCGFGVPDASNIVTFHVIAMYAPSFFTGHLIVRFGMSRIVATGLALLAAAGIVALAGVTLPHFYIALILLGLGWNFGFIGATTMLTAHHDAQERGTVQGLNDSLVFGMVTIASLSSGGLMGSAADAVSGWTAVNLAMVPFLTLAAGALVWLALRGRAGRA is encoded by the coding sequence ATGACCACAGTGAGCACCGATGCCGACACCGGCCACCGCCGCGCCAAGCGCAATGTCCTCGTGCTTGTGCTGGCGCAGGCAATCCTGGGCGCGCAGCTGCCGATCAATTTCACCGTCGCCGGTCTGATCGGCCTGACGCTGGCTCCCTCGCCTTTGCTGGCGACGTTGCCGATTTCCCTGATCGTCTTCGGGTCGATGACCACCGCGCCGTGGATTTCCCCCTTGATGCAGCGTCGGGGCCGCCGGTTCGGTTTCGTGCTGGGCGCGCTGGCGGGGGCGCTGGGCGCGGGCGTGTCCATGGTGGCGCTGATCTGGGGCAGCTTCGCGCTATTCCTGGCCGGGGCCTATCTGACCGGTATCTTCATGTCGACGCTGGGCTTTTACCGCTTCGCCGCGACCGATACCGCAAGCGAGGCCTACCGCCCCAAGGCGATCAGCTACGTCATGGCGGGGGGCCTCGTCTCCGCCTTTGTGGCACGCTTTGTCGTGACCGGAACCGAGACCGCGACGATCATTCCCTTTCTGGGGACCTACGGCGCGGTGATGTTGCTGAACCTGATCGGCCTGTGGCTGTTCTTCTTGCTGGATATCCCGACGCCCGCGGCCCCGGCCAAGGATGCCCCCGCAGGCCGCAGCCGGGCCCAACTGCTGCGCACGCCCGCGATTCTGGTCGCGATCATCTGTGCCATGGTCAGCTATGCCTTGATGAACCTGGTGATGACCTCGACGCCGCTGGCCGTGGTCGGCTGCGGCTTTGGGGTGCCAGATGCCTCGAACATCGTCACCTTTCACGTCATCGCCATGTATGCGCCCAGCTTCTTCACCGGCCATCTGATCGTCCGCTTCGGGATGTCCCGGATCGTGGCGACCGGCCTGGCCCTGCTGGCCGCCGCGGGGATCGTGGCGCTGGCCGGTGTGACGCTGCCGCACTTCTATATCGCGCTGATCCTGCTGGGGCTTGGCTGGAACTTTGGGTTCATCGGGGCCACCACGATGCTGACGGCCCACCATGATGCCCAGGAACGCGGAACGGTGCAGGGTCTCAACGACTCTCTGGTGTTCGGCATGGTCACGATTGCCTCGCTCAGCTCGGGCGGGCTGATGGGGTCGGCGGCGGATGCGGTCAGCGGCTGGACGGCGGTGAACCTGGCGATGGTGCCCTTTCTGACGCTGGCCGCCGGGGCGCTGGTCTGGCTGGCATTGCGCGGCCGCGCGGGGCGGGCCTAA
- a CDS encoding HNH endonuclease, with the protein MTALADHKHTDFRTDFTRDSAGLRHFPALVLNADYRPLSYYPLSLWPWQDAVKAAFLDRVDIVSEYEEVVRSPTTTIRIPSVVVLKDYVTPQKKVAFTRFNLFLRDEFSCQYCGSKGDLTFDHVVPRARGGITSWENVVAACGRCNLRKGSRSLRQVGFHLRRAPRPPSASELMNVGRKFPPNHLHDSWMDYLYWDAELEA; encoded by the coding sequence ATGACCGCCTTGGCCGATCACAAACACACCGACTTTCGCACCGATTTCACACGGGATTCCGCCGGGTTACGGCATTTTCCGGCGCTGGTTCTGAACGCGGATTACCGCCCGCTCAGCTATTATCCTCTCTCGCTTTGGCCGTGGCAGGATGCGGTCAAGGCCGCCTTTCTGGACCGCGTCGATATCGTCAGCGAATACGAAGAAGTCGTCCGCTCGCCCACCACGACGATCCGTATTCCGTCGGTCGTGGTGCTCAAGGACTATGTGACCCCGCAAAAGAAGGTCGCCTTTACCCGGTTCAACCTGTTCCTGCGGGACGAGTTTTCCTGCCAGTATTGTGGATCAAAGGGCGATCTGACCTTCGACCACGTCGTGCCGCGCGCACGGGGCGGGATAACCAGTTGGGAAAATGTGGTCGCGGCTTGCGGCCGCTGCAACCTGCGCAAAGGATCCAGATCGTTGCGTCAGGTCGGCTTCCATTTGCGCCGCGCACCTCGCCCGCCGTCAGCCAGCGAGTTGATGAACGTCGGCCGGAAATTCCCGCCCAACCACCTGCACGACAGCTGGATGGATTACCTGTATTGGGACGCGGAGCTGGAAGCCTGA
- a CDS encoding precorrin-6A/cobalt-precorrin-6A reductase: protein MPGKGLILAGTAEARRVCAGVSGYDVLASLAGRTERPLPLAVPVRTGGFGGDAGFQAALRQMAAVLDATHPFATVMSGRAARICAETGVPYLRLTRPPWPTEADWTHHATAQACAAALPRGARVFLSIGPGGLAPFLGRDLLIWCRRIDPAPDRPGVTWVVGPPGLEMSQEAASFRTLGITHLVTKNAGGARAKLDAARALGLAVHVIDRPPPPPGDATHDIDRAIAFVRAHASPLPDHRDG from the coding sequence ATGCCCGGTAAGGGTCTGATCCTTGCGGGCACGGCAGAGGCACGGCGGGTGTGCGCGGGCGTCTCGGGATACGATGTGCTGGCTTCGCTGGCGGGCCGGACGGAGCGGCCCCTGCCATTGGCCGTGCCGGTGCGGACCGGGGGGTTTGGTGGCGATGCCGGGTTTCAGGCGGCCCTGCGTCAGATGGCGGCCGTGCTGGACGCGACCCATCCCTTTGCGACCGTCATGTCCGGGCGGGCCGCGCGCATCTGCGCCGAGACGGGCGTGCCCTATCTGCGCCTGACGCGCCCACCTTGGCCGACCGAGGCGGACTGGACCCACCACGCAACCGCGCAGGCCTGCGCCGCCGCCTTGCCACGCGGGGCGCGGGTGTTCCTGTCCATCGGACCGGGTGGGCTTGCGCCGTTTCTGGGGCGCGACCTTCTGATTTGGTGTCGGCGGATCGACCCGGCACCAGATCGCCCCGGCGTGACCTGGGTCGTGGGGCCGCCTGGCCTGGAGATGTCGCAGGAGGCGGCGTCCTTTCGCACCCTGGGCATCACGCATCTGGTCACAAAGAACGCGGGCGGGGCGCGGGCCAAGCTGGACGCGGCGCGCGCGCTCGGGCTAGCGGTGCACGTGATCGACCGACCGCCGCCCCCACCCGGAGACGCGACCCATGACATCGACCGAGCCATTGCCTTTGTCCGGGCGCACGCATCCCCATTGCCGGATCATCGAGACGGATGA
- the eno gene encoding phosphopyruvate hydratase, translating into MFTITDIHAREILDSRGNPTVEVDVFLEDGTMGRAAVPSGASTGAYEAVEKRDGDKSRYKGKGVLEAVAAVNGEIADAIAGFDATEQEAIDGAMIELDGTDNKGRLGANAILGVSMAVAKAAADASALPLYRYVGGTSARVLPVPMMNIINGGEHADNPIDIQEFMIMPVSAENVAEAVRMGSEVFHTLKGELSAAGLSTGLGDEGGFAPELPSTREALDFVLKSIEKAGYTPGDDIMLALDCAATEYYKDGAYHFAGEGKTLSSDENVDYLAALVRDYPILSIEDGMSEDDWDGWVALTEALGGKVQLVGDDLFVTNPVRLAEGIEKGAANSLLVKVNQIGTLSETLEAVSLAHRNRMTCVMSHRSGETEDATIADLAVATNCGQIKTGSLARSDRLAKYNQLIRIEEALGETAIYAGRSILRG; encoded by the coding sequence ATGTTCACCATCACCGATATCCACGCCCGCGAGATCCTCGACAGCCGAGGCAATCCGACCGTCGAAGTGGACGTGTTCCTTGAAGACGGCACCATGGGCCGCGCCGCCGTGCCCTCGGGCGCCTCGACCGGGGCCTATGAGGCGGTGGAAAAACGCGACGGCGACAAGTCCCGCTACAAGGGCAAGGGCGTTCTGGAAGCCGTAGCCGCCGTAAACGGCGAGATCGCGGACGCCATCGCCGGCTTCGACGCAACCGAGCAGGAAGCCATCGACGGCGCGATGATCGAGTTGGACGGCACCGACAACAAGGGCCGCCTGGGCGCCAACGCCATCCTGGGCGTGTCCATGGCCGTCGCCAAGGCTGCGGCGGACGCCAGCGCGCTGCCGCTTTATCGCTATGTCGGCGGCACCTCGGCCCGCGTTCTGCCGGTTCCGATGATGAACATCATCAACGGCGGCGAACATGCCGACAACCCGATCGACATTCAGGAATTCATGATCATGCCCGTCTCGGCCGAGAACGTGGCAGAGGCCGTGCGCATGGGCTCCGAGGTGTTCCACACCCTCAAGGGGGAGCTGTCGGCGGCGGGCCTGTCCACCGGTCTGGGCGATGAAGGCGGCTTTGCACCCGAACTGCCGTCCACCCGCGAGGCGCTGGATTTCGTGCTGAAGTCCATCGAAAAGGCCGGCTACACGCCGGGCGACGATATCATGCTGGCGCTGGATTGCGCGGCGACGGAATACTACAAGGACGGCGCGTATCACTTTGCCGGAGAAGGCAAAACCCTGTCGTCGGACGAGAACGTCGACTACCTCGCCGCATTGGTCCGTGACTATCCGATCCTGTCGATCGAGGACGGCATGTCCGAGGATGACTGGGACGGTTGGGTCGCCCTGACCGAAGCGCTGGGCGGCAAGGTTCAGCTGGTCGGCGACGACCTGTTCGTGACCAACCCGGTCCGTCTGGCCGAGGGTATCGAAAAGGGCGCGGCGAACTCCTTGCTGGTCAAGGTCAACCAGATTGGCACACTCTCTGAGACGCTGGAGGCCGTGTCCCTGGCGCATCGCAACCGCATGACCTGCGTGATGTCCCACCGCTCGGGCGAGACCGAGGATGCGACCATCGCCGACCTGGCCGTGGCGACCAACTGCGGTCAGATCAAGACCGGCTCGTTGGCGCGGTCGGACCGGCTGGCCAAGTACAACCAACTGATCCGCATCGAAGAAGCGCTGGGCGAGACTGCGATCTACGCGGGCCGCTCGATCCTGCGCGGCTGA
- a CDS encoding DMT family transporter — MTETIRGAGLMTVAMALFAIEDSLIKTLSGAFAPAQIVWMLGLGGALAFAIWLRLRGQPLWRSSFLEPQVLIRTGAEAVGSVLFISALAMVPLALAAAVLQATPLMVALGATLFLGVQVGWRRWVAILVGFGGVLIMLRPWSTGFEPAAFLAVGGMVALAIRDLATRRIPVLTSGVSLSLVAFASLVPAGFLVQVIQKTPFIPPDLAQVGILAACVAIGMAGYLCIVAGTRLGDIAIVSSFRYTRMLFALIMAVTFFGERPDGWTLVGVVIVIASGVFTLWREARARNAGSQT; from the coding sequence ATGACCGAAACGATCCGCGGCGCGGGCCTGATGACGGTGGCGATGGCGTTGTTCGCCATCGAGGATTCACTGATCAAGACGTTGTCTGGCGCCTTCGCGCCCGCACAGATCGTCTGGATGCTGGGCCTCGGCGGGGCCCTCGCCTTCGCCATCTGGCTGCGCCTGCGGGGTCAGCCGCTCTGGCGGTCAAGCTTCCTGGAACCCCAGGTCCTGATCCGCACCGGGGCCGAGGCTGTCGGGTCGGTTCTGTTCATCTCGGCGCTCGCCATGGTGCCGCTGGCGCTGGCCGCCGCGGTGTTGCAGGCGACGCCGCTGATGGTGGCTTTGGGCGCGACGCTTTTTCTCGGGGTTCAGGTCGGCTGGCGACGGTGGGTTGCCATCCTGGTCGGGTTCGGTGGCGTTCTGATCATGCTCCGCCCCTGGAGCACGGGTTTCGAACCCGCCGCCTTTCTGGCCGTGGGCGGCATGGTCGCGCTGGCAATCCGCGATCTGGCGACACGGCGCATCCCTGTGCTGACCTCGGGCGTTTCCCTGTCACTCGTCGCCTTTGCATCGCTGGTGCCGGCGGGTTTTCTGGTGCAGGTGATCCAGAAAACGCCCTTTATTCCCCCGGATCTGGCACAGGTTGGCATCCTTGCCGCCTGCGTTGCCATCGGCATGGCGGGATACCTGTGCATTGTGGCAGGGACGCGGTTGGGCGACATCGCTATCGTTTCCTCATTTCGGTATACGCGGATGCTGTTCGCTTTGATCATGGCGGTCACGTTTTTTGGAGAACGGCCCGATGGTTGGACCCTGGTCGGGGTCGTCATTGTGATCGCCTCAGGCGTGTTTACGCTGTGGCGTGAGGCACGTGCCCGAAACGCGGGTTCCCAAACGTAA